One stretch of Ascaphus truei isolate aAscTru1 chromosome 12 unlocalized genomic scaffold, aAscTru1.hap1 SUPER_12_unloc_5, whole genome shotgun sequence DNA includes these proteins:
- the LOC142473733 gene encoding histone H1-like, which produces MAETAPAPPPPAESAAKKKQPKKAAGASKSRPAKSGPSVSDLIVRAVSASKERSGVSLSALKKALAAGGYDVEKNNSRLKLALKGLVSKETLIQLKGSGASGSFKLNKKQLESKEKAAKKKDVGKPKKPVAKKPAKSPKKPKKAPAGVKKSPKKVKKPSAAKKPAKSPKKSKAAKPRKAVKSPAAKKAAKPKTAKSPAKAKAAKPKAAKPKRAAAPKK; this is translated from the coding sequence atggccgagaccgctcctgctcctcctcctccagctgaaagcgccgccaagaagaagcagccgaaGAAAGCGGCGGGAGCCTCGAAAAGCCGCCCAGCAAAGTCCGGTCCCAGCGTGTCCGATCTGATAGTGAGAGCTGTGTCCGCCTCTAAGGAGCGCAGCGGGGTCTCCCTGTCCGCTCTGAAGAAGGCTCTGGCTGCAGGAGGCTACGATGTGGAGAAGAATAACAGCCGCCTGAAGCTGGCTCTCAAGGGCTTGGTGAGCAAGGAAACCCTGATCCAGCTGAAAGGGAGCGGAGCCTCCGGATCGTTCAAGCTGAATAAGAAGCAGctggagagcaaggagaaggcggccAAGAAAAAGGATGTGGGGAAACCCAAGAAGCCAGTGGCAAAGAAACCCGCCAAGTCCCCCAAGAAACCCAAAAAGGCTCCGGCGGGAGTGAAGAAAAGCCCCAAAAAGGTCAAGAAACCCTCGGCCGCCAAGAAGCCAGCAAAAAGCCCGAAGAAGTCTAAAGCTGCCAAGCCCAGGAAGGCTGTGAAGAGCCCGGCGGCTAAAAAGGCTGCGAAGCCAAAAACTGCTAAGAGTCCAGCTAAGGCCAAAGCAGCCAAACCCAAAGCAGCAAAGCCCAAGAGGGCGGCAGCTCCTAAGAAGTGA
- the LOC142473734 gene encoding histone H3-like — protein sequence MARTKQTARKSTGGKSPRKQLATKAARKSAPATGGVKKPHRYRPGTVALREIRRYQKSTELLIRKLPFQRLVREIAQDFKTDLRFQSSAVMALQEASEAYLVGLFEDTNLCAIHAKRVTIMPKDIQLARRIRGERA from the coding sequence atggcccggaccaagcagaccgcccggaaatccaccggAGGGAAGTCTCCCCGTAAGCAGCTAGCGACCAAGGCTGCCAGAAAGAGCGCTCCGGCCACCGGCGGAGTGAAGAAGCCTCACCGCTACCGGCCCGGTACTGTGGCTCTCAGGGAGATCCGACGCTACCAGAAGTCCACCGAGCTGCTCATCCGCAAGCTGCCCTTCCAGCGCCTGGTCCGGGAGATCGCCCAGGACTTCAAGACTGACCTGCGCTTCCAGAGCTCGGCTGTCATGGCTCTGCAGGAGGCCAGCGAGGCTTATCTGGTGGGGCTCTTCGAGGACACCAACCTGTGCGCTATCCACGCCAAGAGGGTCACCATCATGCCCAAGGACATCCAGCTGGCCCGCAggatcagaggggagagagcttaG